The Arabidopsis thaliana chromosome 5, partial sequence genomic interval GAGTTTGTTTGATCTGGTTTTGctttattggaaaaaaaagcTCCCAAAAACGCTTATGGATTAGTTTGAATCTCTCTGGTGAATAGGTGTGGTCACTTGTGAGAAGATTTGATCAGCCACAGAAGTATAAGCCGTTTATCAGTAGATGTGTGGTGAAAGGAAACATGGAGATTGGTACAGTAAGAGAAGTTGATGTGAAATCTGGACTACCAGCAACTAGAAGCACTGAGAGATTGGAGTTACTTGATGACAATGAGCATATTCTCAGTATCAGAATCGTTGGTGGTGATCATAGACTTAAGGTAATCAATGAATCAAAAGGTTCGTTTTCTGTTTACAGTGAATCAAAGACTTATATGTTCtatattgtttttggatttagaaCTATTCTTCAATCATCTCTCTTCACCCCGAGACTATAGAAGGAAGAATAGGAACACTTGTGATTGAGTCATTTGTGGTTGATGTACCAGAAGGAAACACAAAGGATGAGACTTGTTACTTTGTTGAAGCTTTAATCAAATGCAATCTTAAATCTTTAGCTGATATCTCTGAACGTCTTGCGGTTCAAGACACGACAGAATCGAGAGTCTAAAGATCAAAGGAGTAAGAAACTATTGAATCAGAGAGATTTTGGTTGCCATGGATGAAGCTCTCaaagggaaaaagagagagtggGTGAGTTTCTTTGAGGATGGACAAGGCAAAAAAAGTATCATCATTTATCCAGTTACATAATAAGTTTCTCATTTGCTATTTTTGGGGTCATTTCACTTTCAAACCctctttttaatttcatgTGTCTAATTTAAtgaatgtgtttttggtttcttctctatagaaccaaaatatgattttggaGTTTAGCTTTAGCAACTTGCAGGAATCTTTTTACAATTTGCAGAGAAGACATGTTAAAAGTGTGTGTGATCATGGGGTTccactctcttcttccttttttaacACTTTTAGTTGCACCCATAAAGGCCACACACCGtctttcttatatttattttttctacttttaaaGATGAACCAATAGGGTTTGTGAGATGTGAAAAATCTCCACAAAGGACCATTAAGGAAAGAgatctttgttgttgtttatagATTTTGTCTTGACTTGTGATTGGGGAAACACACTTTAGCTCCATTAGCTGTAAAAAGTTTTGTATACTATTTTTACAATGCCAAagtgtttctgtttcttttttcctaaattACAGTAGTGGATAAATATTCGAATCGGTCACATTGACAGGTGGTATCATTAGAATTGCttctatatgttttctttcaattttgttcCAAACAATACATGTAATTTCATCAGAGGACCTTGTAAGCTGCAATAAGATTCATTGGCTTTCAAAATCACATCAGAGAATAAAGACAACAattattactttcttttcaatgttgttttacatttttcttcatagAATTGAACAGAATGTCAAAAAGGGCAAAAGGTTCAAGGTCGAAGCGAAAACTAATGAGctaatgaaataaaaactacAATAATTTTGTAACATGAGATCAAtaatttcatatgtttttcttttggttgttgttgtagaaGCTATGGGAGATTTACTCTGTACAAAGCTTTGAATCTCCCTTTTTCACCCAAAGAAGTGTGTTTATGGTAATGAATGATGTGATTAGGCCAATACCAAgtctccttcttcttgttgttgctcTTCAAATTTCTCGCCTTCCTGCTTTGGAAGGAGAATACGCTTTATGTCCTCTGCGGTTAGCGTTTCATACTCTAGAAGTGCGTTTGCTAACGTGTGTAGCTGCTTCTCATGCTGGggaaacacacacacacacacacacacacacacacacaaaatcgAAGTGAGATTAAACAATTTTGATCCAGTAAAAAATGCGACTATCTGTAAACTTGGCACAAACCCGTTTCAAGAGAGATTTCACTCTCTCATATGCTTCTCTAAGAAGCTTCACAACCTATACATGTATCAACACCACCAGATGAATGATTAGATTTAGGACCAATGGGATTTGAATGAGGGAACTAAAAAAAGTGAATAGAGAGTCTCTACCTCGGCATCAATGCGTGATTGCATATCAGAGCTTGGTCTTTCTTTTATATGAACTGGTCCTATTGCCTCACTCATCCCACAACTCGATACCTtccattaaaaagaaaagcattACTACAACTACAACAAGAGGTAAGATCCATCTTCTCGCATTAACTTGTAAGTTCACCTTAAGGATCTCAGAGACTAAGTCCCTCAAACCTCATTCCAGAAAACTAAAAGAACCAAAGGCTAACTCTTTTGataaaccagaaaaaaagaagcaattaAGCACATGTACATGAGGTTACCATGTATTGTGCAAGTTCAGTGGCCTGTGACAGATCGCTACTCGCTCCAGTGGTAATATGGTCCAAGCCAAAGATGAGCTCCTCTGCAACTCTTCCTCCCATACATACATCGAGACGAGCTAATAACTGCCTCTTGCTCACTGATGTTTCATCGTTTGAAGGTAACTGTGTAACCATTCCCAATGCAGATCCACGTGGCATTATAGTCGCTTTGTGGATCGGGTGCGCACCTTTCGTATTTAAAGCGACAATAGCATGACCACTCTCATGGTATGCAGTGAGCTAAAGAGGCAAAGAAGTAAGTGACAGGTCATATCATGTTTGAACTCCACATCCAAACACTTCTATGTTGTTAAGATATTGGAATATACCTTTTTTGAGTCCTCTGATACGAACATTGTCTTCCTCTCTGTGCCCATGACAATTCGGTCCTTTGCGAATTCCAACTGTTCAGAAGATAACTTCTCAGCACCTTCAACAGCTGCTTTTATGGCAGCAATATTTACCAGGTTTGCAAGATCtggaaaaaagtttggtgaGATTGGGAAAAATGTGGTGAGTCATTGAATCTTCATAGGTTAGTGACAAAAGAAGACACTTCTGAATTTCAGGGTGACTAAACTGTAGTTATAGATTTAAGAAACTCACCAGCACCATTGAATCCAGGAGTTCCACGAGCAATTGCTTTAACATCAACATCTTCTGACATAGGTTTGCCTTGGAGGTAGAGTTCCAAAATCTCTTCGCGTCCACGGACATCCGGACTGGGTACGACAATCTAAAATCAAATCTGTCAGTAATTCATTTTCCTTTcgaaaaatctgaaaaattgTTCGTAACATAGCAGTGCACCTATCTAAATACTGTTCAAAAAGATACAGATGAAAAAACATTGAACACCAGATGCGCAAAGTGACaaagtcaaaaacaaatcctcAAAACAGGGGGTTTCTCAAGACAAGAAAAAGGTATCAGTTCTTCGTATTCCAGTAACTCTTATCTGCAATACTAATACGTCTCAGaagaataacaagaaaatgaaaacttacATGTCTATCAAATCTACCCGGTCTTGTCAGAGCTGGATCAAGTATATCAGGCAAGTTTGTTGCAGCCATAACTATTATTCCCTGCATAACCAAAATAGAAAGCAAAGTACTATTATATTCCTGCAAACTAGCGGAAGTAATCACAAGATACACTACTCCTAATCAACAAGTACCTCATTCTGCTCAAAACCATCCATTTCAACAAGTAGTTGATGCAATGTCTTCTTTGTATGCCCTTCCCATTGTTTTCTTGTGGATCCAACAGCATCAATTTCGTCAATGAAAATAATACAAGGTGCCTGTAACACATGATCGtcattaaatataaaagttcATTCATGGTAGCCTAATCAAccaaactcttttaaaatagCTGATAAGCAGTGACAAGTTGAGTCATACCTTCTTCTTGGCTGCCTGAAACAAGGATCTCACACGGCGAGCTCCTACCCCAACAAACCTGTAAATCGAAGGgaaaaaaacatgatattaGAAGACATTATCCATTATTGAAGAAGCCACCTGATTGAAATAATTACTAAATAGATAATGATAATGTTGCCTAAGGCAAATGCCAGAGAAAGATAGCTAGAAGAAGGCTCACATCTCTTCAAATTCAGATCCAGCTCTATAGAAGAAGGGTACTCCAGCTTCTCCAGCAATTGCCTTCAAAATTTAAACCGTGTTAACTTATTGTAAAATCAATCAGAATATTGGTAGCGTAATAAGAATTTATTATTAAGTGGAATATGACTGTGAAAACACACACTCATAATAAGTAATAACCAATTCAACAAGAGACGACAATATAACAACTATGTGAGAACTTACTTTGGCCAGCAATGTCTTTCCAGTACCAGGTGCCCCGGTTAGAAGAATTCCCTGGAGGCAAACATTTCAGAAATGTTTCAGGTCAAAATGCTAACTTTAGTAGACGGGAGAAAATCAAATGCAAAGACTTCTCAATTGTATATTCTCAAATGCAAAGTAACAAAGAAAGTCTATACCTTTGGCAACTTTCCTCCAAGGCGGGTAAACTTTGATGGATTTTTGAGATATTCAACTACCTCTTCGAGCTCTTGTTTTGCATCATCACAACCCTTTACGTCCTTAAATGTTTTGACATTCTGCGGCAAGTAAACTTGATAATTGTTAGGAAATGACACAATTGGAGCAGCTCTTATAAATATATCGGCTTCAAGGGCAACACGAACAGAACTATTGAATTGTCACTGGGTAAATTAGCATTAACACAGAGACGATCCAATATCTCAGATAAGAAGGATACTATCATGCAACTAATTTGCAATATCCTTCTCTTACTATAGTTTGCCCATTGTAACTAAAGCGTTATATTTCCTTGCAGTTCTACTTCTACTTTAGACTCCTTATAAACAGTGCCGAACATCATTACTGTCTTCAACTTGAGTCAAAAGTCTACCTTTTCTGGCGTTATTTCTTTGTTCAGCTCTTTTGGGGAATATGAAGAGCTTGAACCAACACCCGAAGTTCCAATTCCTCCAAGACTTCCAATATACTTTTGCAGAGCAGCTGCACCCATAATCCTAAACAAGGAACTTCCATTTTAACAGGAACAACAGTACTAAAATAGAGAAGCAATCACAAGTTCCACTATGTATAAGAAGCAACATTTCTGCCTGTGCTATCTAAATGAATCTATCATCATAAACTTGATCTCAACTAAAATATAGGTGATACATACCACACTAATCCCACCGCAACAGTGAACAAGATCGTAGAGACAAGCTCTTGCGCAAatcttgatttgtttgaaACTTTAGGATTAACCtaacaaagtaaaaacatgCGTTAAGAACTAACAATATAGGGAACCATCGCGAACCTATGAAAATATACCTCACCAGATGGtaatataaaagaaacatacCATGGTAACATGCAGTGGTTGCTTCTCAGATATACCAGGGTTCACAAATGATTCGTCCATATTGCCTGATGCACGATGCTTCAGCTCTTGCAGCTGCacataaaccaataatttaCTACAAatacaacaacacaaatttagaaacaaagaaaactaagAACACTCTATAAGCTTGAGTCCTTTGAACAGAAAAAAGCACCGGCTACATACAGAAATATTCATATCAACTGGATTTTTGAATAACGTTTTTAGGGATATAGACAGTAGAAACAATAAGAAACAGCAGGCTAATCAAATTCAGCGACCGAAGTATAGACCAACTAAAAACAGATAACCGAACCAGAGATTCTAGAAGTAGTCATGGTAACAATACCAGTGCGGGAAGACTAGATGGCTTCCCCGTTTGTTCATCAGGAAGATACTCCGAGATAGCATTTGTAATGACAAGAGCTCGAATATATTCAGCAACTCCTCTACTATCCACTGTGTGTTCCCTTTGTTCAAACCGTTGAACTACAGCCTCAGGactaaattaaaagaaaatattagcTACCACATAGAATCAACTAAGAACAAATTGAATTCAACAACACCTACGAAACCAATCAATTAGAGGTTGGTGAAATTACGTACATATGCTTATTGAGCTCAGCCAATAAAGCACCCTGCAAAGCTGCGTCCTTTGGATTAGCATCAGCCTCAGCAATAAGTTTCTCGAGCCGCTTCTCCTGGCGAGAGAAAGGCCACCAGCTTAACCATTCCCACTCCATTACCTTCTCTATAGCTCTCTTTATAGCCGCCCATAGTGCCATCATCAACACCACAATCCTAAACTTGCTCTTCTTCTGATCTTCCTCCTTACCTTCCGTTACTCCATTACTAACCTCcgcttcttctcctccacttTTCGTCTCCTCACCACCCACAAATCTATCATTCGTCTCTAATTCCGAAACCTCCGTATCGGAAACCAATCTATTACTCTCAGCTGAATCCGTAACCTCAAAAGCGGAGTCTTTGGGAATGAAATCAGAATCGGAAGCGACATTGTCTTGACGCAATGAGCAAGGAAGGGGACGAAATCGAGAGTTGTGAAGAACTGAAGAAAGACGGTAGAAACTTGAGAGAGATTGTGGACAAAAActcaatgaagaagaagagaatagaCAAGGGTAAAGCTTAAACGAAGAAGTATGGAGAGGAGgacgaagaaaaagagaagcttgaagagtagaagaagacattggagtgtttagggttttttgaatcctttatcttcttcttccttcttctcttactctttttatttcagaGCAAAAGAGAAGACTTTACTTGGAGACTCGGGAGCCACAAGATCCTcctctctttatctttctcttcctgtgttttttttttcttcacttgagttaaaaaaatcttatccAGTAATTCTAACCAATGTTTCACAAAATTTGGCCAATAATAATTTTTCACTTGTACATGATTAGACAGAGTTTTGATAATGAAAATGATATGGTGAGTGGCGAGAGAGAGACATAGATAGAGAAATCAAGAGCTTCTAATACATTTCTCAAATGGTTTTATccttaaaaaaacatcttttGGACACAAGTACAAGTGttccaaactttaaaaaacagagctaagagaaataaagagagagattaaacatctttctttgtcttcGACTTTTGAGGgactttcttttctctctctaatgCATTGGACCAGGACCACCATAATGCTGTGGAGGCATATGACCACCCGGACCTTGATGCATTGAGCTTGAAGATGGTGGTGCCATGTAATGATTGTGACCACCACCACCCATTCCCATAGAGCCTTGCCCTCCTGGTTGGACCCATCCACCTTGtggctgctgctgctgctggtgGTGGCTCCCACCTGCTGCGTGGTATTGCTGTGGATTGCCGGCGTATGGATTCTGAACGGGTTGTTGAGGCATTGGAACCGGTGGGTTGGGCATTGTGTAGTCTCTGCTTCTATCGTTGTTCACCTTTATGCTGAGGTCGGTGTGGCGTGAATAAGTAATGTGGAGCTTACAAAAACCACCATCGTAGATACAATGTCCTTCCAATGCTTCCTTCGCCACCACAGCCGTTTGAACATCTGGAAGAAACCCGCCAGAGTCATTTGAGAATTTGCTCTTTACAGAGatcaataataactaaaacagAGTATATCATACAAGATGTTACCTGAGTATTGGATCAGTGCCTGTACCCCACCATTCTTGTCAAACATTGCAATCTTTTGAACTTCCCCAAAAGCCGCAAAAACCTACTCGTCAATatacaagagaagagaatcaaTATTTTCAGAACCAAAGTTTCAACGAGGTTTTAGAATAGAGAGCCAGTATTACCATGTGTAAAACATCCAAGGTTACTGCATACTGCATGTTTTCAATAGATGCGAGAAGAACATTACTTTCAGGTTCCATCTTCTTCCCGTCTACACCCACAGCCACCTAGTAAGAATGACACATTAATCTTTCACTTTAGTAACTAAACCAACAAATGAAGTCTGCATTTTTTCATGCATCTCTttgtataaaataaacatCACCAGTAAGAGATTCAACTAAGTAGAAAGCAGATTTACAATCATAAATGCATTTTCCAGTAAGAGACTGATCTCAAATTGCTCACCTGACCAGTACTATCAATGGCTGATGGAGCAACGGGAAGGTAAGGATTAGTATAGTCCCTGCAAGATAGAGAGTAAACAATTCAGTAATTTTGGTCCCAGAAGTATGTCAATCACcaagtaaaccaaaacatgtttCAACACAAAGTGTGAATACACATACATACCTGCTCCGATGACTCTGAAATTTGACAGTCAGATCTGTATGAGCTGAATATGTGATTTTAAGTGAGCATTGTCCCACGGTCTCAGCGAGTAGATACCTAATGCCCAGAAAGATAAGTCAGTAAACAAGTATGCCTCTAACAAACATATAGAATCTTATAACGCAAAGCCTGTATGGTTTGTGATAAAATAAACAGACGATGTTTCCAAGAATTCTACATGGAAAAACAATCCTAATCTAAGTATCTACCATTGCCTACAGTATTTTCCCAGGTTCCTACATGAAAAGACTCGTTACAAATTCGTTTTCCTACATCTATTAACGCTATTAGCCATACATCACTAGGGAACAAGCCATTAGTGCTAAAACTCCAACAGACGCTTGAAAGGCTCCAAATGTCAGACCCTCCAAACAAATATCTAGAACCATGCAGCCCTTCACAGTTAGACTAAATACCATGtcaaaaatttaatacaaCTGTCACCTAGGGATGCTTCTTCCATCGAGGGCAAGTTTTGCAGCGGTTGCAGTTTCTGCATCAGTAAATTGAACCAGTGCCTACGAGCAAGTCAGACAGTAAACATTTTAAGTATAATAGATATTAACATTAAAATACAAAGCAAAATAGCAAATTAATGGCTTGGAACATACTTGGTATCCGGCTGTCTTCTCGAAAGTAGTAATCTTGTGGACAAACCCAAATGCTGAGAATACCTGCATGGCAAACCAGCAATtagaacaacaaagaaaaaaagagccAGAAGAGTTAACTATAAAGACTCCAGTGTAGCATCTGTAATTATTTTGCCCTTCAGCAACATTCCAAGAAAACTTTAGTTAATGCCAACTCTCTAAGTATAAAATTCATACAGCATGACAAAAGTTAAGATAGCAAATTAAACCAACATAATATGACGTGACAAGCTTGATTTCAGGTTACGCTCTCTGGAAGGCATAAGATTTGTCTTCCAACATATCAAACAATCACATTAGACACAAGGAACAGCCCAAAAGGTTAGCAGATTGATGAACCTCTAGATAGATTCATCAGTCACATAAACTATGACACAGTCCTATATCACAAAAGATGTGCAGATACAGATAGAGTAGCATCCTatcatatcaaacaaaaatactaaCTACACCTATGTAAGGTAGAGCTGGCCCCTGCCTAtgatatcaaacaaaaacactaactACACCTATGTAAGACCATATCTCACAAATCCTAGAATATATATCTGATAAAGGGAAGTGTGAGGGAGAGAGTAGGGAAAAGAGAGGCAGTGTCAGGGAAAggagaaaggaaacaaacacACATGTGCTCTTTCTCCTAATGCATTAGGCTGCCACTGAAGATATTGCCTTGACATGGCCCTGCTGATCCATTTACATTCACGtcaaaagaaaattctcaAAAGCACGACAACCTACAACCTAATCATCGGCATTTCTCCAAAACATCTTTTagcaatatatttattatttacatCATCTAACGAAACCAATTAGGTGTGTGATCCACTTACCAGATGCAAGACATCAATGCTGACCATACGAGCATCATCGCCTTCGATAGTCACCAGAAGAACATTCCCCACAACATCCGCTGTCGTTTTGTTGTTCACTATCTCTTGCCTGTTGGAGTACTGGAGGTAGACAGTTTTACCACGAACTTGAGCAGGCtccgaagaagaagcatagtAAGATATCATTTGTATAGCTTGATTCAAATCTTcctgaaaagaagaaacaaatatgcaacaccaaataaaaataaaaacttataacaATGGTAACACTTAATGTAACTTTGGCATAATCTCTTGGAACTTACAAACTCAATGAAAGCTTGATTTCGATTAGCTCCAACATTGCATTTTGTATTAACAACAGTACCAAAAGGCTTTCCGAGTTCAATTAACTCCTCTTCAGTGCATT includes:
- the PTB2 gene encoding polypyrimidine tract-binding protein 2 (polypyrimidine tract-binding protein 2 (PTB2); FUNCTIONS IN: RNA binding, nucleotide binding, nucleic acid binding; INVOLVED IN: pollen germination, regulation of RNA splicing, regulation of translation; LOCATED IN: nucleus, cytoplasmic mRNA processing body, cytoplasm; EXPRESSED IN: 31 plant structures; EXPRESSED DURING: 16 growth stages; CONTAINS InterPro DOMAIN/s: RNA recognition motif, RNP-1 (InterPro:IPR000504), Nucleotide-binding, alpha-beta plait (InterPro:IPR012677); BEST Arabidopsis thaliana protein match is: polypyrimidine tract-binding protein 1 (TAIR:AT3G01150.1); Has 1611 Blast hits to 972 proteins in 138 species: Archae - 0; Bacteria - 10; Metazoa - 1107; Fungi - 42; Plants - 324; Viruses - 0; Other Eukaryotes - 128 (source: NCBI BLink).); translated protein: MMLVWSALMSCIWAMSRQYLQWQPNALGERAHVFSAFGFVHKITTFEKTAGYQALVQFTDAETATAAKLALDGRSIPRYLLAETVGQCSLKITYSAHTDLTVKFQSHRSRDYTNPYLPVAPSAIDSTGQVAVGVDGKKMEPESNVLLASIENMQYAVTLDVLHMVFAAFGEVQKIAMFDKNGGVQALIQYSDVQTAVVAKEALEGHCIYDGGFCKLHITYSRHTDLSIKVNNDRSRDYTMPNPPVPMPQQPVQNPYAGNPQQYHAAGGSHHQQQQQPQGGWVQPGGQGSMGMGGGGHNHYMAPPSSSSMHQGPGGHMPPQHYGGPGPMH
- the PTB2 gene encoding polypyrimidine tract-binding protein 2 (polypyrimidine tract-binding protein 2 (PTB2); FUNCTIONS IN: RNA binding, nucleotide binding, nucleic acid binding; INVOLVED IN: pollen germination, regulation of RNA splicing, regulation of translation; LOCATED IN: nucleus, cytoplasmic mRNA processing body, cytoplasm; EXPRESSED IN: 31 plant structures; EXPRESSED DURING: 16 growth stages; CONTAINS InterPro DOMAIN/s: RNA recognition motif, RNP-1 (InterPro:IPR000504), Nucleotide-binding, alpha-beta plait (InterPro:IPR012677); BEST Arabidopsis thaliana protein match is: polypyrimidine tract-binding protein 1 (TAIR:AT3G01150.1); Has 1807 Blast hits to 1807 proteins in 277 species: Archae - 0; Bacteria - 0; Metazoa - 736; Fungi - 347; Plants - 385; Viruses - 0; Other Eukaryotes - 339 (source: NCBI BLink).) — protein: MSSVSSQPQFRYTQPPSKVLHLRNLPWECTEEELIELGKPFGTVVNTKCNVGANRNQAFIEFEDLNQAIQMISYYASSSEPAQVRGKTVYLQYSNRQEIVNNKTTADVVGNVLLVTIEGDDARMVSIDVLHLVFSAFGFVHKITTFEKTAGYQALVQFTDAETATAAKLALDGRSIPRYLLAETVGQCSLKITYSAHTDLTVKFQSHRSRDYTNPYLPVAPSAIDSTGQVAVGVDGKKMEPESNVLLASIENMQYAVTLDVLHMVFAAFGEVQKIAMFDKNGGVQALIQYSDVQTAVVAKEALEGHCIYDGGFCKLHITYSRHTDLSIKVNNDRSRDYTMPNPPVPMPQQPVQNPYAGNPQQYHAAGGSHHQQQQQPQGGWVQPGGQGSMGMGGGGHNHYMAPPSSSSMHQGPGGHMPPQHYGGPGPMH
- the PTB2 gene encoding polypyrimidine tract-binding protein 2, with the protein product MSRQYLQWQPNALGERAHVFSAFGFVHKITTFEKTAGYQALVQFTDAETATAAKLALDGRSIPRYLLAETVGQCSLKITYSAHTDLTVKFQSHRSRDYTNPYLPVAPSAIDSTGQVAVGVDGKKMEPESNVLLASIENMQYAVTLDVLHMVFAAFGEVQKIAMFDKNGGVQALIQYSDVQTAVVAKEALEGHCIYDGGFCKLHITYSRHTDLSIKVNNDRSRDYTMPNPPVPMPQQPVQNPYAGNPQQYHAAGGSHHQQQQQPQGGWVQPGGQGSMGMGGGGHNHYMAPPSSSSMHQGPGGHMPPQHYGGPGPMH
- the PTB2 gene encoding polypyrimidine tract-binding protein 2, which encodes MMLVWSALMSCICRAMSRQYLQWQPNALGERAHVFSAFGFVHKITTFEKTAGYQALVQFTDAETATAAKLALDGRSIPRYLLAETVGQCSLKITYSAHTDLTVKFQSHRSRDYTNPYLPVAPSAIDSTGQVAVGVDGKKMEPESNVLLASIENMQYAVTLDVLHMVFAAFGEVQKIAMFDKNGGVQALIQYSDVQTAVVAKEALEGHCIYDGGFCKLHITYSRHTDLSIKVNNDRSRDYTMPNPPVPMPQQPVQNPYAGNPQQYHAAGGSHHQQQQQPQGGWVQPGGQGSMGMGGGGHNHYMAPPSSSSMHQGPGGHMPPQHYGGPGPMH
- the PTB2 gene encoding polypyrimidine tract-binding protein 2, which gives rise to MMLVWSALMSCIWYSQHLGLSTRLLLSRRQPDTKHWFNLLMQKLQPLQNLPSMEEASLGDSCIKFLTWYLLAETVGQCSLKITYSAHTDLTVKFQSHRSRDYTNPYLPVAPSAIDSTGQVAVGVDGKKMEPESNVLLASIENMQYAVTLDVLHMVFAAFGEVQKIAMFDKNGGVQALIQYSDVQTAVVAKEALEGHCIYDGGFCKLHITYSRHTDLSIKVNNDRSRDYTMPNPPVPMPQQPVQNPYAGNPQQYHAAGGSHHQQQQQPQGGWVQPGGQGSMGMGGGGHNHYMAPPSSSSMHQGPGGHMPPQHYGGPGPMH
- the PTB2 gene encoding polypyrimidine tract-binding protein 2 → MQVFSAFGFVHKITTFEKTAGYQALVQFTDAETATAAKLALDGRSIPRYLLAETVGQCSLKITYSAHTDLTVKFQSHRSRDYTNPYLPVAPSAIDSTGQVAVGVDGKKMEPESNVLLASIENMQYAVTLDVLHMVFAAFGEVQKIAMFDKNGGVQALIQYSDVQTAVVAKEALEGHCIYDGGFCKLHITYSRHTDLSIKVNNDRSRDYTMPNPPVPMPQQPVQNPYAGNPQQYHAAGGSHHQQQQQPQGGWVQPGGQGSMGMGGGGHNHYMAPPSSSSMHQGPGGHMPPQHYGGPGPMH